In Providencia hangzhouensis, the DNA window CTCCCCAAAACTCATATAAATCTTTTCCACGGGTGTTTTTTAATCGAATTCCCATTTCTAAGCGGTAAGGTTGCATTAAATCTAGCGGTCTTAAGATACCGTAAAGACCTGATAATATGCGTAAATGAGATTGAGCAAACGCAAAATCGTCTTGAGAAAAGGTTTCTGCTTGCATACCAGTATACACATCCCCTTTGAAGGCAAGGATCGCTTGGCGTGCATTTTCTGGGGTAAAGTCCGCATGCCATTCTGCAAAACGGGCAGCATTGAGCCCCGCAAGCTTGTCACTAATTTTCATTAAACTGGCAATATCTGCAGGGGTTAATTTACGACAGACATTAATTAATTTTTGTGACTCAGTAAGTAATTCAGGCTGAGTAAACTGCTGTGTCGCAAGTGGGCTTTCGTAGTCTAATGTTTTTGCAGGTGAAATTGTAATAAGCATGACTTGACCCTTTATAAAGAATGATACTGCTTACTTTAGCAAAAATTCTTCCTAATTGGCTAATTGATACGATAAGCCAAACCAATATTATTCTTTATTACAATGACAGCACAATATAACTAGCTAAAAGGATTCAGTTTCTAATTGGCTAGCGAAATCGATTGCCAATCAAATAGTTGCTTTTGACTAGATTTACTTGCTTGCAGCAATATGGATGCATGATATTATCTGTAGACGGTGCGGCGATAGCCACAATTCCTTTATAATACGCAAAGTAATTCAAGTTGCAGTTTGTTAGCCTACACCACAAGAGTCGCAAGAATTGTAGGTAGCTAACCACCGCTACAACTTGGAATATGACGGGTATAACAACGAGATTAAAGAAATGACCGATAAACTAACCTCATTACGTAGTCTGACAACTGTTGTTGCTGATACTGGCGACATCGAAGCGATGAAGCTTTACAAACCACAAGACGCGACCACAAATCCCTCGCTGATCTTAAATGCTGCACAAATTCCTGAGTACCGTAAATTAATTGATGAAGCGGTAGAATGGGCTCGTAAGCAAAGCAATAATCGCGAGCAACAAATTGTTGATGCTTGTGACAAGCTGGCTGTTAATATCGGTCTGGAAATTCTGAAATTAGTTCCGGGTCGTATTTCTACTGAAGTTGATGCGCGCCTGTCTTATGATGAAGAAGCTTGTATTGCTAAAGCGCGTCACTTAATCAAAATGTATAACGATGCAGGCATCAGCAATGACCGTATTCTGATCAAACTGGCTTCAACTTGGCAGGGTATCCGTGCTGCAGAGAAACTGGAAAAAGAAGGCATTAACTGTAACCTGACTTTATTATTCTCTTTTGCTCAAGCTCGTGCTTGTGCGGAAGCGGGTGTATACCTGATTTCTCCATTTGTGGGCCGTATTCTTGACTGGTACAAAGCGAATACAGATAAGAAAGAATTCGCACCACATGAAGACCCAGGTGTGGTTTCTGTTACTGAAATCTACAACTACTACAAAGCTCACGGTTATAAAACTGTGGTTATGGGCGCAAGCTTCCGTAACGTGGGCGAAATCATTGAACTAGCAGGTTGTGACCGTTTAACTATCTCTCCAGGCTTATTAAAAGAGCTGTCTGAATCACAAGGTGAATTAGTACGTAAACTGAGTGATACAGGTAAAACTAAAGAGCCAGGCGCTAAGTTGACTGAAGCAGAGTTCTATTGGCAGCACAACCAAGACCCAATGGCGGTTGATAAACTGTCTGACGGTATCCGTAAGTTTGCAGTAGACCAAGAAAAACTGGAAAAAATGATTGCAGATTTACTGTAATTTATTTCGTTTTTTCTTTCAAACCCAGCCAGTTGGTTGGGTTTTTTTATACCTATTTTTCATTGAGTTAGTTCTCAATTTCAAGATATAAAATCAAGGGCGCTGTATGCAATCGTTCATCATGGTATTATATTGCCACTGTTTATTATTAAGTGAACAGTTTTTGATTGAATAATTTCTTTGAGGTTTGTATGGATGAATTGCGCATAGGTCTGGTTTCTGTTTCTGATCGTGCTTCGAGTGGTATTTATGAAGACAAAGGCATTCCCGCATTAGAAGAGTGGTTAGCGAAAACGTTGACAACCCCTTTTCGTATCGAAACTCGCCTGATCCCTGATGAGCAAATCATGATAGAGCAAACATTATGTGAGCTGGTGGATGAATTTGCTTGCCATTTAGTCCTAACCACAGGTGGCACAGGACCTGCTCGTCGTGATGTCACACCTGATGCAACCCTTGCGATTGCAGACCGTGAAATGCCAGGCTTCGGCGAACAAATGCGCCAAATTAGCCTAAAGTTCGTCCCTACTGCGATACTGTCACGCCAAGTGGGGGTCATACGCAATCAGGCTTTGATTTTAAATTTACCTGGGCAGCCTAAAGCGATCGCGGAAACTCTGGAAGGTTTAAAAGACAAAGAAGGGAATGTAGTAGTTTCTGGTATTTTTGCCAGTGTTCCTTATTGTATTCAATTGCTTGATGGCCCATATGTAGAAACAGACCCTACGGTTGTGAAGGCATTTAGGCCTAAATCCGCAATTCGTCCTGAATAGTTTGCGATGTAATCAGGTGAGACTTAGCTCACCTGATTAATAATATTTAATGCATAAAATCACATACGTTAGTTAAATTTAACCACGTTGGCCAATCGGTAATACCGTTTTGCCATATTGCTCATTTAATATTTCTGCGACCGCTAAATAAAATGCGCTAGCGCCACAGATAATTCCTTCAAAACCAGCAAATTTTAGTAATGCTGCATTTCCCGTAATATTGCCAATCGCTAATAAAGCGAATAATACAGTTAAGCTACCAAAGACAAATTGCAAAACAAAATTAGCTTTGAAGGTTCCTAAAAACATGAAAAAGGTAAAAATTCCCCAAATAGCGAGGAAAACACCTAAAAACTCAGGTGAAGTTGCTTCGGCTAATCCCATTGAAGGCAAAAATAATAACCCCACTAATGCAATCCAAAACATACCGTAAGAGGTAAATGCAGTTGCACCGAATGTATTGCCTTTTTTGTATTCAATCAGACCTGCAATAAATTGAGCAATACCACCATAAAAAATGCCCATACTTAAAATAACGGATGAAAGAGGGAAAAAACCTGCATTATGAATATTCAGCAGGATGGTTGTCATACCAAAGCCTAGTAAACCAAGTGGGCCTGGATTTGCAAGAGAGCTAGACTGCATATAACCTCTGGTAAAATATAAAAAATTCAAATAGATAAAAACAAAAAGGTTTTGCCAAAGTGACAGCGGCGGCGCATCATACGCAGTTTTAATTGTTTAAACCATGATCACAAGACAGGTTTTTTTGCAATAAATGCAAATTTTTTTGATTCTCCCCCTTGATGAATGAATTTGTGACCCCATCTTAAAAGCATCAACTGATATCAATCCAAATTATTGCGTATTGAAAAATAATTTAGGCTCAGAGTGAAAACTCCCTTGAAAATGAAATATTGAGCCTCATATAGATTGATATCGAAATCATAGTGAAAAGAATTCCTTTGGAGGCGTTTTAGATGGGTAAAATTATTGGTATCGACTTGGGTACAACTAACTCATGCGTTGCAATTATGGATGGTACTACAGCTCGTGTTCTGGAGAACAGCGAAGGTGATAGAACTACTCCTTCCATCATTGCGTACACTCAAGATGGTGAAATTTTAGTTGGTCAGCCAGCGAAACGTCAGGCAGTGACTAACCCAGAAAATACTTTATTTGCAATTAAACGTTTGATTGGTCGTCGTTTCCAAGACGAAGAAGTTCAGCGCGACGTTTCTATCATGCCATATAAAATCATTGCGGCTGATAACGGCGATGCTTGGTTAGATGTGAAAGGCCAAAAAATGGCTCCACCACAAGTTTCAGCTGAAGTTCTGAAAAAAATGAAGAAAACAGCAGAAGACTATTTAGGTGAGCCAGTAACAGAAGCAGTTATTACTGTACCTGCTTACTTTAACGATGCTCAGCGTCAAGCGACTAAAGATGCTGGCCGTATTGCTGGTTTAGAAGTAAAACGTATCATTAACGAACCAACAGCAGCTGCATTAGCATATGGCTTAGACAGAGAAGTTGGTAACCGTACTATCGCGGTTTATGACTTAGGTGGTGGTACATTCGACTTATCAATCATCGAAATCGATGAAGTTGATGGCGAAAAAACGTATGAAGTTCTGGCTACCAATGGTGACACACACTTAGGTGGTGAAGACTTTGATACACGTTTAATCAACTACTTAGTTGAAGAATTTAAGAAAGAACAAGGTGTTGACCTGCGTAACGACCCGTTAGCAATGCAACGTCTGAAAGAAGCTGCTGAAAAAGCGAAAATTGAGCTGTCTTCTGCACAACAAACAGATGTTAACCTGCCGTATATTACAGCGGATGCAACAGGTCCTAAACACATGAATATCAAAGTGACTCGTGCGAAATTAGAGTCACTGGTAGAAGATTTAGTTAAGCGTTCTATGGAGCCAGTTAAAGTTGCTCTGCAAGACGCAGGCTTAAGCGTGAGCGAAATCAACGATGTTATCTTAGTTGGTGGTCAAACACGTATGCCAATGGTTCAAAAAGTTGTTGCTGATTTCTTTGGTAAAGAACCACGTAAAGACGTTAACCCAGATGAAGCAGTTGCAATGGGTGCGGCAGTTCAAGGTGGTGTTTTAGCGGGTGATGTTAAAGACGTTCTGTTACTTGACGTAACTCCTCTGTCTTTAGGTATCGAAACCATGGGTGGCGTGATGACTTCGTTAATTGCGAAGAATACCACTATCCCAACTAAACATAGTCAAGTGTTCTCAACAGCTGAAGATAACCAAGCAGCGGTAACTATCCATGTTCTGCAAGGTGAGCGTAAACGCGCAAGTGACAACAAATCACTGGGGCAGTTTAACTTAGATGGTATTCAACCTGCACCACGTGGTATGCCACAAATCGAAGTGACTTTTGATATCGATGCGGATGGTATCTTGCATGTTTCTGCTAAAGATAAAAATAGTGGACGTGAGCAAAACATCACCATTAAGGCTTCTTCAGGTCTGAATGATGAGGAAATCGAAAAAATGGTACGTGATGCAGAAGCAAACGCTGAAGCTGACCGTAAATTTGAAGAGCTAGTTCAGGTTCGTAACCAAGCTGACCAATTAGTTCACGGTACTCGTAAACAAATCGAAGAAGCCGGTGATAAATTACCAGCTGAAGATAAAGCGAATATCGAAAAAGCAACTTCTGAATTAGAAGCAGCAGCAAAAGGTGAAGACAAAGCGGATATTGAAGCGAAAATCCAAGCTTTAGTCACGGCATCTGCAAAACTTCTGGAAATCGCACAGCAACAAGCTCAAGCGGGCGGTGCAGCTGGCGCAGGCGCAGAAGCGAAAAAAGATGATGATGTTGTTGATGCTGAATTCGAAGAAGTTAACGACAAAGACAAAAAATAATGCCCTTAGCGGGCGCAGTAGCTATAGCAAATGATAGTTAATGGTTACTGATACCGGATACGGGCGTCGAGGCAACTCTACGCCCGTTCCGCATGTTAAGGGTAAAATTAAATGGCAAAAAGAGATTTTTATGAGGTATTAGGCCTCGAAAGAAATGCATCGGATAAAGATATTAAGCGTGCTTATAAGCGCTTAGCGATGAAGCATCACCCTGACCGTAATCAGGGTGATAAAGATTCAGAAGATAAATTTAAAGAGATCAAAGAAGCTTACGAAGTTCTTTCTGACGAGCAAAAACGTGCGGCTTATGACCAGTATGGTCATGCTGCGTTTGAGCAAGGTGGAATGGGCGGAGGCGGTGGCTTCGGTGGTGGCGCAGACTTTAGTGATATCTTTGGTGACGTCTTCGGTGATATTTTTGGAGGCGGCCGCAGACAGCAGCGCCCAAGCCGTGGTTCTGACCTACAGTACAACATGGAACTGACTCTCGAAGAGGCTGTCCGTGGAGTGACCAAAGAAATCCGTATTCCAACCTTGGAAACCTGTGACGTTTGTCATGGTAATGGTGCGAAACCAGGAACTAGTGCGGATACGTGCTCAACCTGTCACGGTATGGGCCAAGTCCATATGCGCCAAGGCTTTTTCTCTGTACAACAGCCTTGTCCAACGTGTCATGGTCGCGGTAAAGTTATCAAAGATCCATGCAACAAATGTCATGGCCATGGCCGTGTTGAAAGATATAAAACACTGTCAGTTAAAATTCCAGCAGGTGTAGATACAGGTGACCGTGTTCGCTTGTCAGGAGAAGGTGAGGCCGGAGAAAACGGGGCACCAGCAGGAGATTTATTCGTTCAGGTTCATGTATTGCCTCATAATATTTTTGAGCGTGATGGTAATAACCTGCACTGTGAGGTTCCAATTAACTTTGCTGATGCAGCACTGGGCGGCGAAATTGAAGTACCAACCCTTGATGGCCGTGTAAAACTGAAAATCCCAGCAGAAACCCAAACCGGTAAAATTTTCCGTATGAAAGGAAAAGGTGTGAAATCGGTACGTGGTGGTCTGCAAGGTGATTTAATGTGCCACATTGTTGTTGAAACCCCCGTTAAACTCAATGAGAAACAAAAAGAGTTGCTCAAAGAGTTTGGTGAATCATTAGGTGGAAAGAGCGGTGAGAAGAACAGCCCGCGCTCTAAAAGCTTTTTAGATGGTGTGAAGAAATTCTTTGATGATTTAACTAATAAATAATTAGTTAATAATTGGAAAAGCTAGAATGGCTGACTGAGCATATTGCCAAGTCAGCCATTTTTTTATCTTATTTTACGACTTCACCACTAGCAACCACAGTTTCGCGGACTTTACTGGCAAAATCTTGAGCTTCTTTGATAATTGTATTTTCATCAGCAGTCAGTATTTTACGGTCTTGCATCAATACCTTACCATCAACAATAGTATGGCGAACATTGGCTCCATTTGCGCCATAGACTAATGCGGCATAGGGGCTATACATAGGAACCATGTTTGGTGATTTGGTATCAATAACAATGATATCAGCTAATTTCCCTGCTTCGAGAGAGCCGAGTTTGTCTTCCATATGTAATACCCGCGCAGAGCCTATGGTCGCCATCTCAACAACGGTGACTGGTGGCATCGCCGCTCTATCTTTATTGGCTAGTTTGTGAATTTTACCGACTAAATTTAGCTCATTTAGCGTCGTTAGCGTATTACTCGACATTGGTCCATCCGTTCCCAAACCAACGCGGATCCCTTTTTCCAACATGGTTGTCACAGGGGCAACACCTTTAGCAGACTTAGTATTCGCACTGATATTATGCGCAACGCCGACATCATACTGCTTGAGTAGATCCATATCCTTTTCATCAACCATAATGGCGTGTGCTGCAATAACTTTATTATTCAGTGCACCAATGTCAGCCATATATTGTACAGGGCTTTTCCCTCCTGTACGTTTGGCTATTTCTTCTTGTTCACGGTCAGTTTCCGCCAGATGGATCATTACTGGAACATTAAGTTCTTGAGATAATTTTGCTATTTTCTGTAAATGCTCTGTTGTATTGGTATAAGGCGCATGAGGCGCAAAAGCAGGGGTGATACGTGGGTGATCTTTGTATTGATTGATAAAGTTGACTGCATAATCGATACCTTCATCTGCATTTTTTGCATCAGCGACGGGAAATTGAATCACTGATTCCCCAAGAACCGCTCTTAGTCCAATTTTATCAACGGTTTTAGCCACTTCATCTTCAAAGTAATACATATCAACGTAAGTTGTGACGCCACCTTTAATCATTTCAATATTCGCAAGGTTGGCCCCAACTCGTACCATTTCACGGGAAACCATTTTATTTTCTAATGGGAAAATATAACGGTGTAAACGGTCTGGCACATCATCGGCTAAGGAACGAAACACGGTCATAGATGCATGTGTGTGAGTGTTAATTAGCCCTGGCATGACAATATCGCCATTAACATTCAGGACATTAGGTGCTTGATAATTTTGAGCAAGTTCAGGGCCACCAACCGCAATAATTTTATTGCCTTTGATGACAACCGTGCCATGGTCAATAACCTGTTTTTTAGCATCCATTGTTAAGATGGTTCCATCTACGATTATGGTGTCCGCGGGGATAGCTGAAAAACTAGGAAAAGAAGCACTAATAATGGAAATAGCCAGTAAAGATTTTAAAAGCGACATTTTGGCCTCATATCTGGTGAGAAAATATAACAATTATGGGTAAATAAAAAGCAATAATACGATTTTGAATAAAGCTAAATTAGTTGCTTGATAACCAAACATTCAAATAATAACAATTTTATTAATGACTTAATTTTGCTAATAAAACACCAAAAACAATAACAACACAGGCAATGACTCGCATGACGTTGAATTTTTCTTTAAGAAAAGCAATGGATAAAAACATGGCAAATAGTACGCTAGTTTCTCTAACTGCGGCGACCATGACAATCGGTGCTTGGCTCATCGCCCATATGGCAATGCCATAGCTAATGAGTTGCATTAACCCACCTAGCAACCCTGAACGCCAGTATTGTTGAATTCCAACAAGTAAGGCACCACGATATTTGATAAGGCCAGGTACAGCTAACACAATCCCATTTAAAAGAAACAACCAAAGTGTGTACACGACAGGGTCTTCACTTGCTCTGGCACCATAGCCATCGGATAGGGTATAGCAAGCCGTAAAGAAGGCGGTTGATAAGGCAAAAACTAGTGCTTTTCCCTTAATATTCAATGTGAATTTTTTACCCGCAAAAGCAATGAGCACTACGCCACTAATAATGCACAAAACACCAATAAGACCCATTAGAGGAATGAACTCGTTAAATAGCAAAGCACCTAGTACTGCTGTCATTAATGGCGCAGAACCACGTGATATTGGGTAAATTTGGCTTAAATCGCCATGTGTATAAGCCTGACTTAAAAAATAGGTATAGCCAATATGAAACAGTACCGATAACGCTAACCAATGGATAGCTTCTGGTGATGGTAGGCCTAACCAAAGTATTGCTGGTATCGCTAAGGCGCCAGAAAAAACAGAAATCATGACTAGGCCGAAAAAACGGTCATTACCAAATTTAACTATAGCGTTCCAGCTTGCATGGCAAAAAGCTGCAAACAGCACAGAAAGTAATACGTAAGTTGTCATCGTTAAATTGTAATCATTAGTATTTTATTAGCAATCTAAACACATTGTTTTGCGAAACGTTTGGCAAATATTTTGTAAATAGTCTTCCATATTTATCGTTTTTACAAAAGGTATCGAAGAAAGAAACAGGCAAGTTTTTCTTGTGCAAATAAAAGGGATAAATTTTGATGTACTAGAAAAGTTGAATTTATAAAGTCTGTTTATCACAAAATTTATTATTTGTTTTTATAAAAGTTGTCTATAGTAAAATTAACGTTTTTTTCTCATTTGCCGTGATCTCTAACCCAAATAAGTCGGTAATTCCGAGTGTTAAGCGATAAATAAACGATTTTTTACGAATTAATAATTAGCATAGTATTAACATTCAAAAAAACATTGGGGTTAACTATATGACAGCAATTATTCGTAAATTTTTAAGGTTAGAAGCAGCAGGGGGCTTACTTCTGATTATTGCTGCCATAGTCGCTTTAATAATGGCTAACTCACCATTACAAGGGGCTTATCAGCAATTTTTAGATATTCCTGTATCCATTAAAATATCAGAGTTTGGTTTAGATAAGCCGCTGATATTATGGATTAATGACTTCCTAATGGCGATTTTCTTTTTGGTGGTCGGCCTTGAAGTAAAGCGCGAATTATTAGAAGGATCCCTTGCAGGACGTGATAAAGCGATATTTCCAGCAATCGCAGCTTTAGGAGGGATGATTGCCCCAGCATTAATTTACTTATTATTTAATGGTGGAGATGCAGTTACCCAGCAAGGTTGGGCAATACCTGCCGCTACAGACATTGCTTTCGCGCTAGGTGTGATGGCCTTATTAGGTAAGCGAGTACCAACAGAACTTAAGGTGTTCTTATTAGCATTAGCTATTATTGATGACCTTGGTGTTATCGTGATTATTGCCTTTTTCTATACAAGTTCTGTTTCCTTGGTTGCATTGGGGTTGTCAGCACTGTGCATTGCCATTCTCTGTATGATGAATTGGCGTAGAGTAGAGAATACAGCGGCTTACTTAGTTATTGGGTTAATATTATGGGTGTGTATTTTGAAATCTGGAGTGCATGCCACATTAGCAGGGGTCATTGTTGGCTTCTTGATCCCTTTACATGGTACTAACCAGACCAAACCTTCAGAAGAATTGGAACACGTTTTACATCCATGGGTTGTTTACTTAATTCTACCTATTTTTGCGTTTGCTAATTCGGGTGTGCAACTTCAAGGTGTGACTTTTGAAGGTTTGTTGAGCCCACTGCCATTAGGAGTCGCTGCGGGGCTAATTTTGGGTAAGCCAATTGGGATTTTTCTGTTTAGTTGGATTTCGGTAAAACTTGGGTTTGCAAAATTGCCAGAGTCGATTAACTTAAAACAAGTTTTTGCCGTTTCTGTACTGTGTGGGATCGGTTTTACTATGTCTATTTTTATAACCGGCCTCGCATTTGATGGGTTGGATGAGGTGTATAGTACCTATTCACGTCTAGGAATCTTGATTGGTTCTACGTTAGCTGCATTTTTAGGTTACTTTATGTTAAGAGTAGTGTTACCGAAACAAAAAGAACTAACCTAGTACAAGTTTATTGTGTAATTTTGCAAATTATTAGTAAGAATTTCCGAACTAATAATCTATGATATACCGTAGTGTGTTTTTTAATACACTACGGTATTTATTTTAAAGGCTCTGAAAAGTATGAGCTGCGGGTAAATGTGTATGGTCAATAGCGGTTACATAGCTAGTGACGGTACCGAAGGAATCGATATGCGGGTTTCACATCTTAATTTTAACCATCTTTACTACTTCTGGCATGTATGTAAAGAAGGCTCTGTCGTCGGAGCAGCAGAAGCGCTTTACCTGACTCCTCAGACAATTACAGGGCAAATAAAAGCATTGGAAGAGCGATTAGGTGGAAAGTTATTCAAAAGGCAGGGGCGAGGTTTGGTGCCATCTGAGCTTGGGCAATTAATTTTTCGCTATGCAGATAAAATGTTCATGCTTAGCCAAGAAATGCTAGATATCGTCAATTACAGCCGTGAATCTAATTTATTGTTTGATGTTGGGGTCGCAGACACGCTCTCAAAACAGCTAGTTAGTAAAATATTAGAGACTACGGTTGTTGAGCATGAACAAATTCATTTACGTTGTTTTGAATCAACGCATGAATTACTATTAGAACAGCTTAGCCAACATAAATTAGATATGATTTTGTCTGACTGCCCTGTGGACTCATCACAACAAGAAGGCTTGTTCTCGGTGAAGTTGGGCGAGTGCAATATGAGTTTCTTTTGTCGCCAGCCGATCCCTAAAAAGCCATTTCCTGAATGTTTAGAGGAACGTCGCTTATTGATTCCAGGGCGGCGATATTTGTTAGGTAGGCATATCTTAGCTTGGATACGAAATAAAAACCTGCAAGTAGAAGTGTTAGGTGAGTTTGATGACGCAGCGCTTATGAAAGCATTTGGCATGCATTATAACGCGATTTTTGTTGCTCCATCGCAGTATACACCTGACCTTTTAGGTGGCGAAGATATTGTAGAGTTAGGCCGTTTAGAGAGCGTAAAAGAAGAGTACTACGTTATTTTTGCAGAAAGAATGATCCAGCACCCAGCCGTGCAGCGAGTGTGTAATAAAGATTTCTCAGATTTATTTTCAGTTCCTCTTGATAGCTTAGATAAAAAATAGTAACAAATAAAAAACCGGCATAAGCCGGTTTTTTTAAGCTAATCAAGAAGCAAAATTACATTGCTTTGATTTGAGCAACTAAGTTAGCTTTATGACGTGCTGCTTTATTTTTGTGGATCAGGCCTTTAGTAGCATGGCGATCAACAATAGGTTGCATGTCATTGAATGCTTTCTGAGCAGCTTCTTTATCGCCTGCAGCGATAGCAAGGTAAACTTTCTTGATAAAAGTACGTACCATAGAGCGACGGCTAGCGTTATGCTGGCGACGTTTCTCTGACTGAACGGCACGTTTCTTAGCTGATTTGATATTAGCCAAGGTCCAACTCCCAAATGTATTCTATTGAGGACAATTCAAAGGTCGAGGAATATGCCCTTTCGCCCTTCATTTGTCAATGGATTTGTGCAAATAAACATCGTGTACTTCGATGCTCATGCGTTGTGAATGGTGCAAGATTCTATCAGCAAATATAAGAAGAATACAGATCTTAGCGTGAAAAAATGCATAATTGATGGCAGAAATTTAAAAAGAACTAAGGGTAAAAATATTTTTTAGTCTGTCAATCAGTGGGTAGTATGAAAATTAAACATGCTGTGGTTGTTTTTTGTTCTTTTTAATCGTTTGGTTATAACCATTGAAGTGTAAAACATAAAAATATAATATTTTTAGAGACCTT includes these proteins:
- the nhaA gene encoding Na+/H+ antiporter NhaA, whose amino-acid sequence is MTAIIRKFLRLEAAGGLLLIIAAIVALIMANSPLQGAYQQFLDIPVSIKISEFGLDKPLILWINDFLMAIFFLVVGLEVKRELLEGSLAGRDKAIFPAIAALGGMIAPALIYLLFNGGDAVTQQGWAIPAATDIAFALGVMALLGKRVPTELKVFLLALAIIDDLGVIVIIAFFYTSSVSLVALGLSALCIAILCMMNWRRVENTAAYLVIGLILWVCILKSGVHATLAGVIVGFLIPLHGTNQTKPSEELEHVLHPWVVYLILPIFAFANSGVQLQGVTFEGLLSPLPLGVAAGLILGKPIGIFLFSWISVKLGFAKLPESINLKQVFAVSVLCGIGFTMSIFITGLAFDGLDEVYSTYSRLGILIGSTLAAFLGYFMLRVVLPKQKELT
- the nhaR gene encoding transcriptional activator NhaR, with protein sequence MRVSHLNFNHLYYFWHVCKEGSVVGAAEALYLTPQTITGQIKALEERLGGKLFKRQGRGLVPSELGQLIFRYADKMFMLSQEMLDIVNYSRESNLLFDVGVADTLSKQLVSKILETTVVEHEQIHLRCFESTHELLLEQLSQHKLDMILSDCPVDSSQQEGLFSVKLGECNMSFFCRQPIPKKPFPECLEERRLLIPGRRYLLGRHILAWIRNKNLQVEVLGEFDDAALMKAFGMHYNAIFVAPSQYTPDLLGGEDIVELGRLESVKEEYYVIFAERMIQHPAVQRVCNKDFSDLFSVPLDSLDKK
- the rpsT gene encoding 30S ribosomal protein S20: MANIKSAKKRAVQSEKRRQHNASRRSMVRTFIKKVYLAIAAGDKEAAQKAFNDMQPIVDRHATKGLIHKNKAARHKANLVAQIKAM